One Baekduia alba genomic window, GGGTGACCGCCGTCGAGCGCACGCGCGCGAGCCTGGAGCGCATCGACGCGCTCGACGGCGCGCTGCGCGCCTGCGTCCTCGTCCGCCGCGACGCGGCGCCGGCCGAGGCCGACGCCGTCGACCGCCGCGCCGACCCCGGCCCGCTGGCCGGCCTGACCTTCGCGGTCAAGGACAACACCGACGTCGCCGGCGCGATCACGACCGACGGCCTCGGTCCGCCCCACCCCGCGCCCGCCGCCGCCGACGCCACGGCGGTCCGCCGCCTGCGCGCCGCCGGCGCCGTCCTGGTGGCCAAGGCCAACCTCGAGCAGCTGAGCTTCGGCGCGACCACGCAGAACCCGACCTTCGGCGGCTGCCGCAACCCGTGGGACCGCACCCGGATCCCCGGCGGGTCGAGCGGCGGCTCGGCGGTCGCGGTGGCGGCCGGGCTGGTCGACGTCGCGCTCGGCACCGACACGGGCGGCTCGCTGCGCAACCCGGCCGCGTTCTGCGGCGTCAGCGCCCTGCGCCCGACGCACGGGGTCGTCCCGGTCGCCGGCGTGACGCCGCTGAGCCCGAGCATGGACGTGGTCGGGCCGATCGCGCGGCGGGTGAGCGACCTGGCGAAGGTGATGGACGTCCTGGCGCCGGCGCAGGCCGCGCCGGGCACGGCCGCCGACGCCGAGGGCCTCGCCGTCGGCATCCCCACCACCTACTTCCTCGACGACCTCGACCCCGGCGTCGCCCGCGGGTTCGACGCCCTGCTCGACGCCCTGCGCGCGATCGGCGCGCGGCCGGTGCCGATCGCGCTGCCGGGCGTGGGCGCGGTCCCGGATGCGATGGCCGCCCTGCAGAACGCCGAGGCCGCGCGCAGCCTGCGCGCCTACTGGGACGACACGCGCCTCAGCGACGGCATCCGCGAGCGGATGGACCTCGGGCGCACGCGCACCGACGAGCAGCTCGCCGGCGCCGAGGTCGTGGCCGACGCCTGGCGCGACACGGTCGCCGGCGCCTTCGCGCAGGTCGCAGTCATCGCCACGCCGGCCACGCCCTTCACCGCGCCGCCGATCAACGCCGACAACCTGGTCGCGCTGAGCCGGCGCATCAACCGCTGCACCGGCCCGTGGCCGCTCACCCGCGCCCCGGCGCTCGTGCTGCCGCTGCCGCTCGCGCCGGACGGCCTGCCGGTCGGCGGCCAGCTCGTCGCC contains:
- a CDS encoding amidase, with translation MTAVERTRASLERIDALDGALRACVLVRRDAAPAEADAVDRRADPGPLAGLTFAVKDNTDVAGAITTDGLGPPHPAPAAADATAVRRLRAAGAVLVAKANLEQLSFGATTQNPTFGGCRNPWDRTRIPGGSSGGSAVAVAAGLVDVALGTDTGGSLRNPAAFCGVSALRPTHGVVPVAGVTPLSPSMDVVGPIARRVSDLAKVMDVLAPAQAAPGTAADAEGLAVGIPTTYFLDDLDPGVARGFDALLDALRAIGARPVPIALPGVGAVPDAMAALQNAEAARSLRAYWDDTRLSDGIRERMDLGRTRTDEQLAGAEVVADAWRDTVAGAFAQVAVIATPATPFTAPPINADNLVALSRRINRCTGPWPLTRAPALVLPLPLAPDGLPVGGQLVAAPGADARLLALGAALQAHTDWHEQTPPL